A stretch of DNA from Acinetobacter sp. C26M:
TTATTACAGTGCTGCATCAGGTGACCTGCTTTCATGTCTGCCATTGCAACTGACTTTAAGGGGCAAAAGTACCACGCAAAGCTACCGAACTCCGATTTACTACGTGGATTTAACTTTAAGGGATGGGGTAAATTTAAATGATGCTATCACTTCAGCTAAGGAGATCGATGAACAAAGCAAGGCGGCAGGATTTTATCAGGAAGCGCTAGATCATGTGGCACGACAGGGATTTGGCAATGTCAGCTTTGAGGTGGGTGGTGATGAGGGATTGGAAATCGTTGAGGAGTTTTATGCGGAGGATACCAAATCAGAGCACCAACAAAATCATAATTTGACTCATGTTCAGGATATCCAGAAAGGGTTACAGCAGTCAGTTCAAGCTTTGAATTAGATGAGCTTGGACAACATTGGACTGAGTAAAATTTTACTGGACTGACCTATCATCTGAGCGAATACGCGCTCGCATCAATGATTAGGAGAAAAAATCATGAATGCGTTCACAGGTCAAACTTTTCAGATGAATCAAATAATTAATATACATCAAGTTGTATTATTTGTTGGTGTTAGTCGTTCAACAGTATATGAAATGATGGATGAAAATTCGCCTTACTATGATCCAACATTTCCAAAGAAAGTCACGATCTCGCAAAAACGTATTGGTTGGTCAGCTTGGGAAATTAATCAATGGATTGAAGCTAAGTTAGCTAGTCGTGAATAGGGAGCAGAAGCTCCCTATTTTTTCTAATTGAATTATTTTTTTTATAAAAATATAAATTGATGTTCAAAAGCAAAGACATAAAATTAAAGTATAACAATGGTACGCCAGCACCCAATAGCCATACATAAATAGTTTAAAGTAGCAGAATTTTATCCAGAGGTGCCGGAAATAGTAGTATGGCTGGTATATGGAAATACCTACTTTACAGGGAAAAGAGAGGATATTATTGAGGTGTTCTACACAGATGAAGAGAAATAGAACTGTCTCTGATGAGGAGTTCTTAGGATCACTATTTCTTATCACCGCTGATGCTACGGGGTTAAATCTTTCCATGGATCTTCGTAATAGCCTTAAAGTTTTAGCAACAAATATAGAGTGTTGATAGAAATTTCATTTGCAAGATCATATAAGATGAATTTACCTAATAAATGCATAAGTTATATTTATTTTAGAATTTATATTATTTAATTTATCTGTAAAAAACTTCTTCTGTACTACTTGAGAGAGGAGAGATATCTGATTATATTAAAAATATATAATTTACTTTAGTGACATAAATTTTAACCATATATTTAAATATAAATTAAATTACTTATAATTGTTGGGAACGTAAAATATGGATCAAGATTGGATTCTTCAAAAGAAAGAAACCCGTAGAGCTTTTGCTAACTCTACATGGATTCCGTTGAGAGCATCATCTACTGACGAGAAAGGGGACATCACAAAAATTGGTTATATCAGCGAATTTTTTGGGTGTGGTTCAGCAGCATTTCTTCCTGAAAAAATAGAATTTGCAGAAAATTTGGGATGGGGAGATCTTGGTTTAAGTCGTGATGTTGGCCCTTATGCATATGATGATGGATATTACTCATCTATTGAACAATATCAATATAATGATAGAGATCCTATAGGTATTAATCTTATATTTACTCACCATCAACCAGTAATAGGTTTGAATAAGTGGATAATAAACCCTGACTTGATAGTAGCACTTCGTTTAGTAAAAGAAGGTGATAATTGGGTAAGGCCAGAAGAAGATTTTTGTGTAGTTATAAGGGAGTTTTTTGACTCTAAGGGAAATCATCGTTTAATTGAAATTAAAAGGGAGTTTATTGTTGATTATCTTGCAGCAAGGGGACTTTCTCTACGATTATCTTATTATCGTCAAAGAGTAGAAAATGTTTCTAAGATTGACGATAGTAATTATGTAGGACTCGAGAGCTATAAAGAACAAAGAGATCAAGGTCGATTTGAGTGCCTAATTCGTAATTTAGAAAATGTTTTCGGTGGAGGATGGGCTTCTTTCCGAGTCTGGAGAACGGATATAGATGAAGAAGAAGATGCTCCTGTGATGGGACCAGAAAATAGTGGAAATACAGAATCTGAAAGTTCAAAAGGTCATAAATATGGTAATCCAGGGGTAAGAGTTGAGGGGGAGTTTTGGCGAGATGAATGGATTAAACATCAAGCACTAAGTGTTCGTGTTCGTGGGGATATAGATAATACCCTTCCGAATTTTATTGTAGAAACTGATGGAAAGAGAATTTCATCACTAAATTTAAATAATGAAAATATTGGACGATGGTTGTGGTTTCGCTCAGGCATTGTAAATGAGCTTCTTAATCATCGTGGTTTTTCTTTGAAATGGTATACCGCCGAAACTGGTGGTATAAAGTCCACTTCGGGTTATGCTACCCATTTTGGAATCAATGACTCAGATTTGATTACTGTCTATGCTTGTGATATTGCTCGACTTGCTGCATGGGAACAACATATTTGGGCTGCACATAATGTTGCTCCTGAAGGGAAGGTTTCTACTGAATTAATGTCAGCTCAAGTAAAGGCTCAAGTTGCTTCAACTTATGCTGTTGAAGAGTTACTTTTTCAGAGTATGCGCTTGTTAGAGCAAGGTTTCCGAAAGAAATTTGATATTGATTTATATAGACATGACATAGATGATAATGAGCTTACACAAATAATTTCTAGATTTATTAGTAAGGATCGTGCTTCGTTATTGCGTTTAGCAAAAGAATTGATTCGAATTTTTTCTGAGCGGCTTAATATTTCTGCTCTACGCACTTTATCTAGTCATAAAGACAAAGATAAATTGGGATCAAATAAACTTCTTGAAGATATTTTAGCCCAAAAAATTGGTACTGATAAAGCTAGAAAGCTATTTGGAGTGATTGCTGGAACTTATGACATGCGATTAGGTGATGCTCATCCAACAAGTTCTAAAATTGATGATGCTTTAAAGCTTGCTAAGATTGATGAAGAACACTCATTTTTAAAACAAGGTGAGCAACTTATTTCTAATTTTGGGCAAACAATCTGGTGGATTGGGAAGTTTTTATTTGGTCAAACAGAATCAGGCGATTAATTATAGAGTCATAGATTTTAATTATTTTTAGTCTGAAAATCTTATTATTTATTTTCTATGAGAAGGTATCTGAATACCATAAAAGGTATTAATGTCCAGATGCCGTCATGCTTAAAGTAGTCCATTACACTGTAAACCTGACCTTTTACAGACATGAAATGATGATATTGATAGATCAAATAAAAGCTCTTCAATTATGTGAAGATATATTATTGATTAATTAACATGAATCTTCAATAGTTCAAGAAATTTTCAAAAATGTGAGGATTATGATGGGATAAATTTAACCTGTTATTTTTAATAGAATCAATAAAATATAATGCGTTATTGATCTAATTCAACTGACGCTACCTTCCACCAAAATATTTTCCAAGATTATTCCGTGCGGTAAAAAGTGTTTAATTAAATCATAGAGTTACAACAAAGCAGGATGCAGTATCTAAATTAAAAAGCTTTATTGCTCAACCTCTGATTGATACAGTAAGAGAGATTGTATAACCCCTATAGATGACTAAATGTAAATTTAGATGAATCCAATACGTACACCTTTAGATTCACGGTATAAGTACTTTGGCAGTACAGCTTCGTTGCTAACTTTTATGTCGCCATGGCAAGTGACTTTAAGATGTTGCTTAGAAACTAAGAACCCTTTATCACATTAATTGGGCTAATTCCTTAGGTGTTAATCTAAGACCTCGATGCGCATCAAGTGTATTGGTTAACTACTCAACAAAGTGGCGTACTTTCGGGGATGAATGTTTCTTTGTTGGATAGATGATAATCATATGCAAGTAATGAAATTTATAGATGAAGATAAAAGTGAGTTGAGTCTCCTACAATATGTCTTTTAAAATAAACGAAATTAGATAGAATAATATCTAAGTTTATGTATTTTAATAAATTAGGTTTGTATACCAAGAGGGTCGTGTGGCACATCAACAAAACTATGATTGGATTAAAGCTTTTAGCAAAATTAAGGAGTTGGTAATTGGTTATCGCCATGATCAAAAAGGATTGATCACTATTCTTAAAGACGCTGGTATTGATGTCCCAGATGATGAATCTTCTGAAAAAACCAAAGTGCCATTAGAACAAATGGATCCTTTTTCATTCTTATCTTTAATTAATAAACATCCAAACGTTTATCGTCGTACAGAATTTGTGAATAAAATTCTAGGTCAAGATTTTTTAAATATCAATATTGAGAATTTTTCAGGGGTACCAACATCTCAGGGAACGGCTGCTTTATTTTTCCCTTATAAATATCAACGTAAAGCAGATGATGTGAACTTGCTATGGGATCTATTTGAAAGTATAGATGATCCATCTAACATTACACCACAGCTGTTCC
This window harbors:
- a CDS encoding AlpA family phage regulatory protein is translated as MNAFTGQTFQMNQIINIHQVVLFVGVSRSTVYEMMDENSPYYDPTFPKKVTISQKRIGWSAWEINQWIEAKLASRE